The Pseudomonas sp. R4-35-07 nucleotide sequence GGTGCTCGAAGCCGGGCCGCGCCTGGCCGGCAGGGTATTGCCAGCGATCATCAGTGCAGCATTGCTGGATCTGCACCGCGAACAGGGTGTGGACGTGCGCTTGAACGTCACTGTGGAATCCATCCAGGCCGACGCCGTGCAACTGGTGGACGGGCAGACGCTGCCCTGTGACCTAGTGGTGGTCGGCATCGGCATGCAACCCAATATCGAACTGGCGGCAGCGGCCGGGCTGGAGGTAGGGCAGGGCATTCGCGTTGACGTGCACTTGCGTACCAGCGCGGCGAATATCTACGCAGCGGGAGACGTCTGCGAGTTCCGGCTTGGCGGCCTCTATCAGCGTCAGGAAACCTGGCGCAATGCCGAGGCCCAAGGTCGGCATGCCGCGTTGAACCTGCTGGGCCGGGCATTGCCCTTCGACGCCGTGCCGGGTTTCTGGTCCGACCACTATGACTGGGGCTTGCAGACGGTCGGTGTGATGACGCCGGAGGTGGTCAGCCGCGCCTTGCCCCACGGCGGTTTGCTGCTGTTCTACCTCGATGCCGATGGGTATCTGCAAGGCGCCTGCGGCTGGGCGCCGGGCAATAGCGTGGCCAAGGACATCAAGCTGTGTGAACGCCTGATCATCGCCCATGTGCCGTTGCCGTCGGTGGGCCTGGCTGATCCGGCGGTCTCTCTCAAACATTGGTTGCGGGGCTGACATGCGCGAATTTCTGGTATTCCAATCCCTGTGGGCGATGCACACCGAACCCGGCCCGCTCGAGGCGCAACTGGATCGCATCGCCGCCGCC carries:
- a CDS encoding NAD(P)/FAD-dependent oxidoreductase: MSAPLIIVGAGHAGGRAALTLREEGYDGRLILIGDEPHVPYERPPLSKALLQGSQDLAGCSLCDSARLAELDIEHIAGNAVSQLAPQQHRLQLADGRWLDYAGVLLATGGRARRLPQAQANVLYLRTHDEALALRVQLRPGTRLVIVGGGFIGLEVAATARGLGCAVTVLEAGPRLAGRVLPAIISAALLDLHREQGVDVRLNVTVESIQADAVQLVDGQTLPCDLVVVGIGMQPNIELAAAAGLEVGQGIRVDVHLRTSAANIYAAGDVCEFRLGGLYQRQETWRNAEAQGRHAALNLLGRALPFDAVPGFWSDHYDWGLQTVGVMTPEVVSRALPHGGLLLFYLDADGYLQGACGWAPGNSVAKDIKLCERLIIAHVPLPSVGLADPAVSLKHWLRG